The following proteins are encoded in a genomic region of Glycine max cultivar Williams 82 chromosome 18, Glycine_max_v4.0, whole genome shotgun sequence:
- the LOC100527901 gene encoding uncharacterized protein LOC100527901 yields MSYCNFPFALQTKMEFNSQNPKKSEIRWSPDNQGGPGQGKSYSCYFCKRGFSNAQALGGHMNIHRKDRAAKLKQSSEENLLSLDISIKATSDHPNDPSDFEEKILFRLGAGEEKHPRNHKYPFNFFPRKDDHHDHAPQIPHLPSFVLGQMVEEKKAELDLELRLGLHPRESATLNTRSFF; encoded by the coding sequence ATGTCTTATTGCAATTTCCCCTTCGCTTTGCAAACAAAGATGGAGTTCAATTCCCAAAACCCTAAAAAATCTGAGATAAGATGGAGCCCAGATAATCAAGGTGGTCCTGGACAAGGGAAGTCTTATTCTTGTTACTTTTGCAAGAGAGGGTTCTCAAATGCACAGGCCCTGGGAGGCCACATGAATATCCATAGAAAAGATAGGGCGGCAAAGCTCAAGCAATCTTCTGAGGAAAACTTGCTTTCATTGGATATCTCAATCAAGGCCACAAGTGATCATCCTAATGACCCTTCTGATTTCGAAGAGAAAATTTTGTTTCGGTTGGGTGCTGGTGAAGAGAAGCATCCTAGAAACCATAAATatccattcaatttttttcctcgCAAAGATGATCATCATGATCATGCACCACAAATTCCCCATCTTCCTTCTTTTGTTTTGGGGCAGATGGTTGAGGAGAAGAAAGCTGAATTAGACCTTGAGCTTAGGTTAGGGCTTCATCCTCGGGAGTCAGCAACATTGAACACTAGATCGTTCTTTTGA